AAAGCAGTCTGCTGCTCAAACAATTGCTCAAAAAGCTGTTGCTGCAGGTATTGAAGGTGTGCAGGTTGACGGTATGGACGTACTTGCTGTTTATAAAGCTACACAAGATGCTCGTGAGCGTGCAATTAACGGCGAAGGTCCGACTCTTATCGAAACATTAACGTACCGTTATGGTCCACACACAATGGCTGGTGACGATCCTACTCGTTACCGTGTTGAAGATGAAGAAAACGAATGGGAAAAGAAAGACCCATTAGTTCGCTTCCGTAAATTCTTAGAATCTAAAGACCTATGGTCTGAAGAGAAAGAAAACGAAGTAATTGAAAACGCAAAAGAAGAAATCAAAGCTGCTATTAAGAAAGCAGACGAGCAACCTAAACAAAAGGTTACTGACCTTATTTCTCTAATGCATGAAGAACTTCCACAGAACTTACAAGATCAAATGGAAGAATATAAAGAAAAGGAGTCGAAGTAAGCCATGGCACAAATGACAATGATCCAAGCTATTACTGATGCAATGCGCACAGAGCTTAAAAATGATGAAAACGTGCTAATCTTCGGTGAAGACGTTGGTCAAAACGGCGGAGTATTCCGTGCGACTGAAGGTCTTCAAGCTGACTTTGGCGAAGATCGCGTATTTGACACACCACTAGCCGAGTCTGGTATTGGCGGTATGTCAATTGGTCTTGCACTTCAAGGTTTCCGCCCGGTACCTGAGATTCAGTTCTTTGGTTTCGTATTTGAAGTAATGGACGCAATTAGCGGTCAAATGGCACGCTACCGTTACCGTTCTGGTAATTCTTATAACATGCCTGTAACGATCCGTTCTCCATTCGGTGGTGGTGTACACACACCTGAACTACACGCAGACTCTTTAGAAGGACTTATGGCACAACAGCCTGGACTAAAAGTTGTTATCCCATCAACTCCATATGATGCGAAAGGACTTCTGATTCAGTCTATTCGTGACAATGATCCAGTTATCTTCCTTGAGCATATGAAACTTTACCGTTCATTCCGTGGGGAAGTACCTGAAGAAGCGTACACGATTGATCTTGGAAAAGCTGACGTTAAACGTGAAGGTAAAGACGTTACTCTAGTAGCATACGGTGCTATGGTTCACTCTGCACTTAAAGCAGCTGAACAGTTAGAAAAAGACGGCGTAGACGCTGAAGTAATTGACTTACGTACAGTAAGCCCAGTAGATTATGAAACAATCATCGAATCCGTTGAGAAAACAAACCGTGTTGTAGTGATTCAAGAAGCTCAAAAGCAAGCGGGTATCGCTGCACAAGTAGCTTCTGAAATTCAAGAGCGTGCGATTCTACACCTAGAAGCTCCAGTTCTACGTGTTGCAGCACCTGACACAGTTTATCCATTCTCTTCAGCTGAGGAAGTTTGGTTACCAAACCATAATGACATCCTTGACAAAGTAAACACAGTAATGAACTTTTAATCCAACCCACGATAGGAGGGAATCATAATGGCTTACGAATTTAAGCTACCGGATATCGGTGAAGGTATCCACGAAGGCGAAATCGCAAAATGGTTTGTAAAAAAAGGTGACGAAGTTAAAGAAGACGATGTTCTTTGCGAAGTCCAAAACGATAAAGCAGTTGTAGAAATCCCTTCTCCAGTTGATGGTACGGTAACAGACGTTCACGTTGACGAAGGTGAAGTTACAACTGTAGGTACGGTTATTATTACATTTGACGCACCTGGTTATGAAGACAACACGGGTGGTTCTGATGAAGGTTCTAAAGAAGAGGAGAAGCAAGAAGAGGCTCCTAAAGAAGAATCTGCTCAAAACGATCAAGGACAAGAACCAGCTGCACAAGATGACGAAGCAAGCGACAAGCGCGTTATTGCAATGCCATCTGTTCGTAAATACGCTCGTGAAAACAACGTAAACATCGCGAAAGTATCTGGGTCTGGTAAAAACAGTCGTGTGCTTAAAGAAGACATTGATGCTTATCTAAACGGCGGTCAAGCGACTGAAGCAGCAGAAGCAGACGAAACTCCAGCTCAAGAAGAAGCAGGAACTCAAGCTCAGGCTGCACCTCAGGGTCAGTATCCAGAAACTCGTGAGAAAATGAGTGGTATGCGTAAAGCGATCTCTAAAGCAATGGTTAACTCTAAGCAAACAGCTCCTCACGTTACGCTTATGGACGAAGTTGACGTAACTGAGCTAGTTGCTCACCGTAAGAAGTTCAAACAAGTTGCTGCAGATCAAGATATCAAACTTACGTATCTTCCATATGTTGTACGTGCGCTAGTTTCTACACTTAAGAAGTATCCAATTCTAAATACTTCTCTTGATGATGAAACTCAAGAAATCGTGCATAAGCATTACTACAACATCGGTATTGCTGCAGACACAGACAAAGGTCTTGTAGTACCAGTTGTTAAAGATGCTGACCGTAAGTCAATCTTTGGTATTTCTTCTGAAATCAATGAATTGGCAGGAAAAGCACGTGATGGTAAACTATCAGGTGAGGAGATGAAAGGCGCTTCTTGCACAATCACTAACATTGGTTCTGCTGGTGGTCAGTGGTTCACTCCAGTTATCAACCACCCAGAAGTTGCAATCCTTGGTATTGGCCGTATTGCAGAAAAACCAGTTGTTAAAGATGGCGAAGTAGTCGTAGCTCCGGTTCTTGCTTTATCTCTAAGCTTTGACCACCGTCTAATCGATGGTGCAACTGCACAGAATGCAATGAACCAAATCAAACGTTTACTGAACGATCCACAACTAATCATGATGGAGGCGTAATCGTATGGTAGTAGGAGATTTTCCAATCGAACTTGACACACTTGTTGTCGGTGCTGGACCTGGTGGCTATGTAGCTGCGATCCGTGCCGCTCAAGAAGGTCAAAACGTAACAATCGTAGACAAAGGTAATCTTGGTGGTGTGTGTTTAAACGTTGGGTGTATCCCTTCTAAAGCACTTATCCAAGCTGGTCACCGCTATGAGCACGCTCAAGGTGCTGACGAAATGGGAATTAAAACAGAAAATGTTTCTGTTGATTTCTCTAAAGTCCAAGAGTGGAAAGGCCAAGTTGTAAACAAACTGACTAGCGGTGTTGAAAGCCTTCTTAAAGGTAACAAAGTAGACATCGTAAAAGGTGAAGTATTCTTCGTAGACAAAAACACTGTACGTGTAATGGACGAAAAGAATGCTCAAACGTATACGTTCAACAACTGTATTATTGCAACAGGTTCTCGTCCGATCGAGCTTCCTACATTCAAATACAGCGAACGTGTTATCCATTCCACAGGTGCTCTTAACCTTGATGAGATTCCTGAGAAAATGGTTGTTATCGGTGGTGGGTATATCGGTACTGAACTTGGTACTGCATATGCAAACTTCGGTACAGAAGTTACAATCCTTGAAGGTCAAGACGACATTCTTCTAGGTTTCGAAAAACAAATGCGTCAGCTTGTTAAAAAGAACCTTAAGAACAAGGGTGTTAACATCGTTACAAATGCTATGGCTCAAGGTGTTGAGGAAACAGATAGCGGCGTAAAAGTAAGTTACGAAGCTAAAGGTGAAACTCAAACAGTTGATGCTGACTACGTTCTTGTAACAGTAGGTCGTAAACCTAACACAGACGAGCTTGGCTTAGAACAAGCTGGTGTGGAAATGGACGATAAAGGTTTAATCAAAATTGATAAGCAGTGTCGTTCTAATGTAGACAACATCTACGCTATCGGTGATATCGTTGCTGGACCTCCACTTGCTCACAAAGCATCTTACGAAGGTAAGATTGCAGCTGAAGCAATCAGTGGTCATGCAGCAGAAATTGATTACCATGGTATCCCAGCTGTTGTGTTCTCTGAACCAGAACTTGCAAGCGTTGGTTATACAGAGCAAGAAGCAAAAGACGCTGGTTATGACGTGAAAGCTGCCAAGTTCCCATTCGCTGCGAACGGTCGCGCGCTTTCTCTTAATAACACAGATGGCTTCTTGAAACTTGTAACACGTAAAGATGACGGTCTTGTAATTGGTGCTCAAATCGCTGGTGCTAACGCTAGTGACATGATTGCTGAGCTAGGCTTAGCGATCGAGACAGGCATGACTGCAGAAGACTTAGCTCTTACAATCCATGCTCACCCAACTCTTGGTGAGATCTCTATGGAAGCTGCAGAAGTGGCTCTTGGTAAACCAATTCACACAGTTTAATTTTCATATATTAAAACCCTGACCATTTTGGTCAGGGTTTTTTTAGGTTTATTTTGTTTTAGGGAAAAGTTCAATGAAGCGTATTTAGGCTTCCTGTTGTTGGATAGAGTTAAAGAAAATAAAAAGAAAAACGTTACCGAATTGGTAACGTTTTTAGGAAGGGGGGCGTGTATTCATGGAATCATTTAAGACTTTAAGAATGTCGTGTTTAGCTTTTTTTCCAGAAACCGTTGCTAGTGTATTTCCTTCTTTCTGTATGACTAGTGCAGGATATTGCTGAATCCTTTTTCGCTCTTTAGCCTCAGTGGTTGAAGCTGTTTTGGTTAAAGTTATGGGGGAGGTATCTTCCCTTCTTGATAATTTTAATTCTAAAAGTGCGTTAATATATTCTTCTTCTAGCTCTATAGTAGACTGATTTGAGTAAAAGAAAACCTCAAAATCATCTTTAGGATTCATCTTATATATATCTATGGATGAATCCTTTTGGTCCGTACAAGAGCCAGTAAATAGGACTAATACAAATGCCAATGGGAGCCACTTGATGCTCAAGACATGCTTCACCTACCTACATGCTATTTTGTTGAGTTTATTGTATCAGACATTCTTTACAATTCCCCTGATGTTATCTAAATGTTACATAAATGAAAAATACTCGTCTTTCCTGCGACATATATTGTAATAAAGCATGTCCGGGTAGGGGGTGGAGAGGTTTGAGTAGGAAGTATTGGTTTTTATATAATATTCTTTTTATATTCTGGAGTGGGTACTTACTTGTCATTCACATTTCAAAGAAAGATCATTGGATGTTTCAAGTTATTCTCTTTGGCTTATTTTTAGTGGTCATCACCCAACTCTTGAAAAGGTATCATATTTCTAAAAAAGAAAGCCTGCCACATGTCATTCTTAGCTTTGCCTTAATTACAGGTGGACATATGCTATATTCCTGGATCACGGTTTTGTAAAGAATCTAAAAGAAGCCTAAATCGAAACTTCGATTTAGGCTTCTTTTTTACATTAGTGTTCTGTTTCACTTTACGTGGGAGTAGGGTAGACCTTGGATATTATGAGCGTATTTGAGTGGTTAGTTATCTTGTTTTGGTTTTCTCTTTTGCCTGGTTAATGGATAACGCTGAGCTTCTTCTTTAAATGATTTCAAAAGAGAAAAGACCATCAAGATCATAATCATAGCAAAAGGGAACGCCGCGATGATGGATGCAGTCTGCAGAGCGCCTAAACCGCCTTGCCATAGTAATACAGCAGCTGAAGTCGATTGTACGATTCCCCATATAAACTTCACCTGATTAGAAGGATGGAGATCTCCATTAGTCGTCTGCATTCCTAACACAAATGTAGCGGAGTCTGCTGATGTTATAAAGAACGTACTAATCAGTAAGATCGCAATAACAGACATGATGCCACCCAGTGGAACTTGATCGAGTACGCTAAATAACGCAACTTCGGAGCCGTTTTCGGCTACTAATTCGTTAATCTTAGCATCATGGAAAAATTCTAAGTTAATGGCTGTACCTCCAAATACAGAGAACCATAAGGCGCCAAAAATAGTTGGAACGAGTAACACACCTAAAATAAATTCTCGCACAGTACGCCCTTTTGAAACGCGTGCTATAAATGTACCCACAAATGGTGCCCAAGCAATCCACCATGCCCAGTAGAAGATTGTCCAATCTTGAGTCCACGAATTTTGTTCAAATGGACTAAGTTTGAAACTCATAGAAGGTAGGTTTTGCAAGTAACTACCGAATGTAGTTGTAAATAGGTCCATAATAAAATTAGTCGGACCCGCAAACAGAAGGAAGAGCATTAAAGCAATTGCCAGAACAATATTGGT
The nucleotide sequence above comes from Pontibacillus chungwhensis. Encoded proteins:
- a CDS encoding alpha-ketoacid dehydrogenase subunit beta, which produces MAQMTMIQAITDAMRTELKNDENVLIFGEDVGQNGGVFRATEGLQADFGEDRVFDTPLAESGIGGMSIGLALQGFRPVPEIQFFGFVFEVMDAISGQMARYRYRSGNSYNMPVTIRSPFGGGVHTPELHADSLEGLMAQQPGLKVVIPSTPYDAKGLLIQSIRDNDPVIFLEHMKLYRSFRGEVPEEAYTIDLGKADVKREGKDVTLVAYGAMVHSALKAAEQLEKDGVDAEVIDLRTVSPVDYETIIESVEKTNRVVVIQEAQKQAGIAAQVASEIQERAILHLEAPVLRVAAPDTVYPFSSAEEVWLPNHNDILDKVNTVMNF
- a CDS encoding dihydrolipoamide acetyltransferase family protein encodes the protein MAYEFKLPDIGEGIHEGEIAKWFVKKGDEVKEDDVLCEVQNDKAVVEIPSPVDGTVTDVHVDEGEVTTVGTVIITFDAPGYEDNTGGSDEGSKEEEKQEEAPKEESAQNDQGQEPAAQDDEASDKRVIAMPSVRKYARENNVNIAKVSGSGKNSRVLKEDIDAYLNGGQATEAAEADETPAQEEAGTQAQAAPQGQYPETREKMSGMRKAISKAMVNSKQTAPHVTLMDEVDVTELVAHRKKFKQVAADQDIKLTYLPYVVRALVSTLKKYPILNTSLDDETQEIVHKHYYNIGIAADTDKGLVVPVVKDADRKSIFGISSEINELAGKARDGKLSGEEMKGASCTITNIGSAGGQWFTPVINHPEVAILGIGRIAEKPVVKDGEVVVAPVLALSLSFDHRLIDGATAQNAMNQIKRLLNDPQLIMMEA
- the lpdA gene encoding dihydrolipoyl dehydrogenase — protein: MVVGDFPIELDTLVVGAGPGGYVAAIRAAQEGQNVTIVDKGNLGGVCLNVGCIPSKALIQAGHRYEHAQGADEMGIKTENVSVDFSKVQEWKGQVVNKLTSGVESLLKGNKVDIVKGEVFFVDKNTVRVMDEKNAQTYTFNNCIIATGSRPIELPTFKYSERVIHSTGALNLDEIPEKMVVIGGGYIGTELGTAYANFGTEVTILEGQDDILLGFEKQMRQLVKKNLKNKGVNIVTNAMAQGVEETDSGVKVSYEAKGETQTVDADYVLVTVGRKPNTDELGLEQAGVEMDDKGLIKIDKQCRSNVDNIYAIGDIVAGPPLAHKASYEGKIAAEAISGHAAEIDYHGIPAVVFSEPELASVGYTEQEAKDAGYDVKAAKFPFAANGRALSLNNTDGFLKLVTRKDDGLVIGAQIAGANASDMIAELGLAIETGMTAEDLALTIHAHPTLGEISMEAAEVALGKPIHTV